Genomic DNA from Clostridium sp. BJN0013:
TAAAGTCTCTTGTTTGAATTCATTATATGCACTCCTTTTGAAAAGCTCAATAAGATAAAAGTTATAATGATATTATTTTTGTAATTCATTTCATCATACAAATAATTACAAATGTCACCTATTTCACAAAGATATTTTTTCCTACGCTTTTTTAAGTTTAGTATATACTGATCTTTAAAATAAGTAAAATAAATGTTTCTTATCTAAATATTATAAAAGCTAATTTATAAAACTGTAAGACGATAGAAATGACAGAAATACTTAGAATATTTGCGACAAATTAAAATTTATTTATCTAATTTTATATACCAATTTCTTGAATCCAGTTTGTAACTTGCTGTTTGTCAAAATTACTCATCGATGCAAATCCAGAAAGAATTGTTGATTTGGGACATTCTTTCGCAATATTACTCTCAAGTCCCTCCAATCCATATGCCAAGTATATCTTTACGACCTTTTATATCAAGTGCCATACAGATATAGTCAGCTTTACTAACGATTCTATGTTCTTCTCTTACTTTAAAATGTATAGCGTCCATATATACTATTGGATAGATCTCATCCATGGATCTATTCTGCCATACTACAGCTGTATCCATAACTTTATCAGTAATTTTAGATATCATTGAAGGGGATATATCTATACCGTAAGGTTCATCTATCTCTGATTTGATATCATCTACGGACATTCCCCTGGCATATAACCCTATAACCTTTTTATCAAGCTCATTGCAGACTGTCTCATGTTTTTTCACTATTTTAGGCTCAAATTTAGCTTTTCTATCCCTTGGTACATCTACTTTAATTCCATCTAAGCTGGTCTTAATATTTTTAGAACTATATCCGTTTCTATAATTTTTATCTCCTTCAGATAGTCTATCATATTTTTCTCTTCCTAGATGTTCTTCCATTTCTGCTTCTAAAAATTGCTGTATTATACCTCCAAATAATCTTTGCATCAACCTATCCTTTCCCACTAAATCTTCCATGCTGTTGCATTTTTTCAATTCTTTTTTAAGTCTATATCAGGTATTTCCTATACATTCGTAATTTCCTTTCTCCTCTCTAGTAATATTTCATACTTATTATTACCATTATTGCCAGCTACACATACATTAAAATAACTTACCTTGATTTGTTTTACACAAACCTAGGTACGTTCCCCGTACTGTGGGTAAATATTTGAATGGATATGTGAAGTCCACTACTAGAAACCGTAAATCTAAAATAGACTCTTTTGAGCGTATTATTAAAAAACTTCTTAGTAAACTGTCCACCATCAAACCTAACCAGTTCATCCAAAAAGTTATCATCTTTTAAATGTTGTAAATAATCAATTACTTCCAGATAAGGACGAATCACATCTGCAACATCCAATAGCGCCAGACCCATTTTGGCTAGTGCTGGCGGATGTGCTTGTACCACTACTATTGCTTACTTGAGCTATGTTATCCCCTTTTGTAGTTCCATTGATGTTTATCGCCCATAATCCCCTGTTATTCTCTCTGGCATCCGCACAGAATTTCTTAAAATATTCAGCATATTTTACATTAGCTGTACTGTCATCTGTTGCGCATAGCCATTATAAGCCAGTATCACATAATTTTCATACATAAAACTTAGTATATTTCTATTTTTCACAAATTTGGTTATTTATTGTGAAATTATAGGACAAATTACATAAGTTTCACACCGTATCGTAATACAGTTGTCATAATTATTAATTACAATTTTATTTGAAAAGGAATTTAAGTGAAAACCACTTAAAGGTACTATAATAATAAAAAATTTAGGAGGCAATAAAAATGTCAAGAACAAAGTACAAATTACTCTCAGCTGTAATGCTTGCAACACCATTGTTACTTAATACAGGGATCGCTACGACAGTTAGCGCACACCCTATCAATAATGGTGTACAACCTGTAGTTTATAGGTACAACTACACTTTTGCAAATTTCCAGACTAAATTAAATGCTTTAGTAACAGCCGGTGTTATAACTCAAAGCCAAGAAACAATAATACTAAATTTATATTATAGTGGTCAAATAACAACAAGATCAACTTTCAAGGCTCAACTAGATGCTTTAGTAGCAGCAGGTACTATAACCCAAGGCCAAGAATATTCAATATTAAATGTATTTACTGGTTGGGGTACCAATTGGGAATTACCAGCACCACCTAATGAGCCTGGACATAATGGTGGATCACCTAACGGATCTGAACATAATCATGGAAAATAGAACTCTTTAGGTGAATTAGTAAATGATTATATATCAAAAACATCAGATTAATAAAATAATGTGTATCAATTTTTAACATTAACTTTACTAATAGTCCAGTTTTATATATCTTTAGCATTAAAATATATAAAACTGGACCTAGATATTAGTCAAATTTAATAAACGATATTAAACACTTGATATAATCCAATCATATATTTAATTATAAATATATTCCCTTCAATAAACTTCTATAGCTAGATATTCCTACATATGTTTCTATATATATTTCTAATATATTCTTAAAAGTGATAAGAACTAATTATTTAAAACATATCATAATCTTCAATTCATGAATACTATAAATTATAATATCTTCTTTTTTATCTAATTTATAAAATATGGTATGATATTAATCAAGAGAATAAAAATGTTTTTAGTTAGCCACCTTCCGATTTATCTCGTACAAAAGAGATCTTTGCGGTTAATCTGACAGCAGAGAAGGTGACAAATTTGAGTGAAACTGTTATTGCATTAGGATTTATATGTGTTACATCACTTGGCTTAACGGCTATGGTGATTATAGGAACATATCTAAAAGATAGACTTGAAATTAAAGGTAAATCTTCAGTTCATAAGTTAACTGAAAATGAAATTTCCATAACTGTCGAAGATAAAAACTCAAAAAACTAAAAATAGTTAATCTTAAAAACCGTGACGGCTTCTTTCAAAAGCATTCCCAAATACGGAATACCAAAGGTGCATAGTGCACCAGGTAAGAAATACATTAAAATATGTATCCTATAAGGAAGTGTATTTACAAGTGACAAATCCTTACTTAAGGCACTTTATCTTTCTACCTTTGAGGCAATTAAAAAGTGTCACCTTCCTATTAGAAACTGGGGAAAAGCATATGGGAAGTTTTCCATAATGTATGAAGGACGACTTAAGTAGTAAAAAATAACATGTCATAAATATCCTTTTTCAAGGGTATTCTTGACATGCTTATAATTAATTATTATATTATACTAAAGAGATTAAGGTAGTTTCATATTCTTTAATGCTTTAAAATAATTATCATAGTTAGCTATTTACAGAAAAATTTCATACTCTCCACACTCTAATGCATCCATTAAATTATTTATTGAAAATAAACTGTATATAAATAGGATACAATAAAAATATTCCAAGAACTATAACAATCACTTCAAAAATACCGATACCATAACCTATCTTACCATAAGATTCTTCTTTTAGTTCTCTTCTGAATCCATCACCAGTAGATTCAGAATTCTCCTTATCAGAAAATCTATTATATATATTTATCATAACATTACCTCCATGTAATATACATTTATAGGTATTTACTATTGTTTTTGGTAAGGTAGGAATCAAACAGAACCAAACTTAAAAATCAATACAAAAATGAGAAAATCATTGCAGGTACTCTAAAAGAAATAATAAATATTCTTTTTACTGCTTCCAAATCAAGTTTTTATTTAAGTGTATTTCTTAATCTATTTAACTCATTTTTAAACATATCTGCATTTTTATTTAAATTATTTTTAAATACTTGTGGAGCCTGACGTATGGACATATATATGGTTATAACAAGTTAATCTTCTAAAAATTTCAATAAATACTTTCATAAAGTGCTGCTTAGTTCTAATTTTCATAGTATTTTCATCCTGATAATATACTGCATTAACCTTATATAGTTATATATTAATATAATTCAATATTATGGACATATAAAGGTATAGACTATTACCCTGGATTAACCGACACTATAAATATCCAAATTATTACTATAATGTTTGGTTATAATTACTTCTCATGTAGAATAAAATCAAAATTAAGCCTGTACTTTTTTCTATAATCATTGTAGCATCTCTTAAACCATTTCAAACCCGCCCTAAACAGACTGTATACCCTTATTGTCTTTTTATTCTTGTTAATCCTTACAGCTCCCAGCTCTTTATTTTTCTTATTCTTTGTGCAGATTTTTCCTAATATTATAAGCCAAGTATAGGCTATGGAAAGACATAAATATAAGTTCTTAAAATAAGTTATTCCTTTTGACCAGCTATCCTCCATATTAAATCCATTGCTCTTTAAATCTCTGAATGCTTCCTCAATATCAAATCTTTTTTGATATTCATTTATAGCTTTTTGGGGCTTCATGTTTGTTGCAATATACCATACATCATTATCTTCTGCTAAGGCAACTCCCAGATTGCATTCATATTTTTCCTCTGTTAACAGCACTTTCTCAAAGGATTTTCGCTTATTTGCTTTTATCTTTATGTCACTCAATTTTTTGATTCCAGGCTTGTTTGAAATTCTAACATTTGTAGTTGATATACATCTTATTGCATATTTCCATTTTAATTCTTCATCAATAAACTTAAACAATTCAACACTTCTAAAGCCTCTATCAGCTAAAAGAATTACATCAAAATTATAAGGGGATAAGAGTTCATGAACCACTTTTAATCCTTCATAGACATGCTCAAATTCTTTGTTTTTCTTATCTTGATACTCAAATATTTTATGCCACAATGGAATCACTCTGTTATCAACCCTTAGTGAAAATTGAAGAATAGTAAATACATCCTCTTTTGTGGTATGGTCAAAAATTATATGAACCTTTCCTGAATGATTCTTATATTTCTTCAGAAGAGTCCTTGCAAAATGGTATTGAACTATATCAGTATTTATTTTATCATTTGTTAAGAATCTGAAAATCCTTTTTACTTTACTTGCTTCAGTTGCCTCACTGAAGTCGCTCTTTAATTCTTGTGCAATTTTTGATAGCACAACTGATCCTGAGTCTATAATTCCTATTATAATTGCTACTAAAATTCTTAATCTAGGTGCTGTCAAAAAAATCATAGATTCTAGGCTTTTTTTCAGTTCTGTGATAATATATTCTTGAGTATTTAACATACTTGTTAACCGCCTTCCTATTTATATTGGTTGCAACTATATTTTATAGGGTTTTAAGGCGGTTTTCTATATAATTTTATCCTGCAAATGTTTTATACATTAATTTACATTAAACTGTCCATACGTCAGGATTTGCCCCTATCCTATACGTACTTGCAGGATCGTTGTATAATAATAAGAGGAAAATAAAGTAATCTGTATATTGGTTTAGATAGGAGGTGCATTGCATGAAGGAAAGGCCAATTTTGATTGTAGATGATGAATTAGAGCTTTTGACCATGCTTCGTTCCATTTTTGAACGGGCCGGATTTACACAGATCATTACCGCTCCGTCCGGCGAGTCAGCTCTTAACGTACTCAAACAGAAAATGCCCGATATGGCGATTCTGGATGTCATGTTGCCAGGCATGGATGGTTTTACATTGCTCAAAGAAATCCGGCAAGTGAGCAAAATTCCCGTTATTATGCTGACAGCCAAAGGAGAGGCCGAGGACAGGTTTTCCGGCTTTGAATTCGGCGCGGATGATTATGTTGTGAAGCCTTTTTTGCCCAAGGAACTCCTGCTCCGCGTTCAGGCCATCTTAAAGCGTACCTACCCGGAGGGCAGCCGTATTGTACCTCTCGCTGCCGCAGAAGTGGATTTGGACAAGGCCGAGGTACGGCGCGGTGAAATGGTGATTCCCTTAACGGCAAAGGAACACGGTATTTTTCTTAAACTCTCTGAAAATGCCGGACGTGTTGTAACCATTGGCTCATTGTGTCAGACTGCTTGCGGAGAAATCTGGCAGGGCTATGAAACAACGTTAATGACACATATCCGGCATCTTCGGGAGAAAATTGAAGAAACTCCTTCCGCTCCCGTTTCACTAATCACAGTCAAAGGTTTGGGGTATAAGCTCATTTTGAAGGAGGCGCAGCAATGAAAACAGTAAAGCATTTCTTTCGGAAATACTTTTTGTCCACCATTCTCATTTTGCTGCTGTTTTTATTGGTAAATGCCGTTTTAGTTGCCGGGCTGTTTTACGTTGCAGACAGCAGGGCAAGCAGCCCCGATTTATCTATTGAGAAATTAGCGGATATGGTTTCCGTGGAAAATGGTAAAATACAAGTTTCAGAAGAAATGGCGCCCCTTCTTCATACAAAAAATGCTTGGGCTATGCTTCTAAACGAGAACGGCATGGTATTATGGGAGGAAAACTTACCCGCAGGTCTTCCCCATAGTTATGACGCAACACAGATCGCCAAATTCAGCAAATGGTATTTAGGGGATTTTCCTGTGCTTGTGTGGGAGCATCCGGCAGGCTTGTTTGTAGTTGGATACCCGCCTGATTCTGTCGTAAAGTATAATTTCGTTTTGGACAGGAACTATGTTTCCATTAGCCTGATTGGAACCGCCCTTGTTTTTGTGGTCAATATATTGCTTATGCTATTGCTTTTTTGGCACAATACCCATCGAGTGGAAAAGGCAGTCGGCCCCATCCTTACAGGCATTGAAACGATGGCCGGAGGAAAAGAAATTCAGCTTGCCGAACAGGGTGAGCTTGCAGAAATAAACGCGGGGCTGAACAAAGCGGCCAGCCAGCTTGCGAAAAAAGATTCCGCCCGTGCTGAATGGATTAACGGTATATCCCATGACATCCGCACCCCTCTTTCCATTATGCTCGGTTACGCGGGAGAAATAGAGGATGATAACAAACTCCCTACTGATACAAGAGCGCAAGCGGAAATCATCTGCAAACAAGGCGAACGGCTGCGCAAATTGGTTGCCGATTTGAATCTTGCTTCAAAACTAGAATACTCCATGCAGCCTATGAACAGAACGTTGATCAGTCCCGTAGAGCTTACGCGGCAGGTGATGAGTGATTTTCTAAATAACGGGATAGATACTGTATTTGATATGGATTTTGAGGCATATGTAGGAACTGAAAAGATTGTGATTGAGGGAGATAGCATCCTCCTTACAAGAGCGTTGGAAAATCTGATTCACAACAGCATGATTCACAATCCCGCTGGATGCAACATCAAGATTATAATTTTCGAGTACGAAGGTAGCTGCACCATAAGCGTTGCAGATACGGGAAGCGGGATTGCAGCCTCGCTTTTGGAACGCCTGAATTCTAAAGATGTGCAACCTTTTACATGGGATGCTTCTGGCGAACCTACACATGGTTTAGGACTAAATTTGGTACAACGAATTGTAAAAGCCCATAGTGGGAAAATAACCTTTGAGAATGTCGAGCCTCATGGTTTGAAAGCCATTCTGGAATTACCAATCAAGGACAAAATATAAAAAGAGCTTTAAAAAAACAGAGCAAAGCATTGAATGAATTGAGCTTTTCTCTGTTTTTTCTCTTAAAGATAAAAGCTTCATAAATTTTTAATTATTTACAAATAAAAAAGACTTGAGTAAACTAAAAGTTTACTACAAATCTTTTTCATATTTTAACATTCACAAATTCATATTTGTAATATTAGAAATTCTTGCTCCATGATGCAAACTTCTACAATAAATATAGTAAATTCAACACCTCTTTTTTTACATTTAAATTATTACTAAATATTAAAATATAAAAACTACTTTATTCATGATAATATGACATTCGTTAGTATTTAGCCAATTATATATAGCAGGTACACAAAAACTTAATGTTAATAATGTGCCTGTTATTTTTTATTTAATAATCATCCAATTTCTATCTTTCTCCAGAGTTAAATCAAACTGTGAAATCTGTATCGCTTTTGTCTGTTGATCCAGATATTTCACGGATACTGATGCTTTCACTTTATTATCCACTTTCCGATATACCGGATTGATAAGCTCTGAAAATATATAATTTTTGCCAATCGGCTTAAGTACATCATCTTTGACATAGTAGGATAACTCCTTTTTACTTGTAGTAGGATAAAGTTTAAAGAATGTCTTTAAAAATTCGTTGATTTCCTCTGTAGTAGCTTCATCCACCGTACCATTATTTTCTGGTACTTTTGGCTCATAACCTGACTTTACAGGAATTCCACAAATGCTAGGGTTCTTTATGATTACCATGTTACTGGATTTATCTACGTAGACTGCCACTTCATAAGAGGAATCAACAACATTTTTCGTATTACTTTCCGTTATCAACTGATCAACAGAAAAAATAACTTCATATTTATTATTATCTACCTTTTTTACTTTCCAAATTTCCACGTCATTAGCTATTGAAGATGTTGGTATATCCCTACGAATTGTATCGGTGTTTAAATCTTGTAATTCCTTAGTCAAATACTTTTTCAGATTTTCTGTTCGTTTGTCTATAGAATCCTGGTTGTTTTGCCATGAGTAATAGACTTTGGCAAAGTTCTTTACGAAATTTTCTATCTGATTGGTATCTACTACCTGTTTTTCAATAACCTTTGTTTCATGAACAGTTTTTATATCTATGGCAGTAAAGTTCTTGTAAATTCCAAAGGCGACACTACCAATAAGCAGCACCCACAAAAAAATAACGGATTCCCTGTGGGTACCAACTTTCATAACATGTACCTTTTTGGGGCTAGGATGCTTTTCCTTTTTCAATATTTTCATATCTCAAATTTTCCTTTCTATTTATTTTTGATTCTACCCGCACTGGCTAGATGCTTCTGCCAGTATGAAGTAGTGAGGTCGGCATACCCTATAGGATTGCCTGCATTATACATACGATTGTTTCCAACATAGATGCCCACATGTGTAATGTAAGTGCCTGCGTTATAGGTACCATGAAAAAACACCAGATCACCCGGTTTTGCTTCCGATAGGGGTATGTGTTGCGTCATGTCATATTGCTCCTGGGCTGTCCTGGGAAGTCTAATTCCAGCCTTTCCAAAGCACCACTTAACAAGTCCACTGCAATCAAAGGAAGTGTTTGGATTGTCACCACCAAACACATATTTCCATCCATGATATTTAAGCGCTTCTGTCATAATTATCTGAACTGTGGCATCGTCAAAACGAGCAACGGTCAGATATTGTGATACCAGAGGTACATAAAACATATTGCCGTAGCTGTAGCGCCAACCACCGTTTTTCTTTACAGCAACAGGGTTTGTATAAGTAACTTTATTTCCACTGGATTTTTCTCTTGCAAAGTTCTCCGCAAGTTCAAAGGTGTACTTCTTGCCATGGCTAGCAACGTAGTCTATGAAACCTTCTCCATAGTTATAAGATTGGATGACAGTACTTATATCGCATCCTTTTTTCTTGGAATACTTAAGCAAGGTAGCAAAATATTTGCAGCCCTGCTTTATGGATTTCTCTACAGAAAAGGAATTCTGCGACACTCCTGCGGATTCAATGGACTGCATGACATCTACGCCGCGTCCGCCACTTTCCACCTGCATAATGGCAAGCAAATAACTTACATATTCTTCAATTCCATATTCCCTGGCATACTTTTCAACCATAGGCTTGTGTGCCA
This window encodes:
- a CDS encoding IS4 family transposase, giving the protein MLNTQEYIITELKKSLESMIFLTAPRLRILVAIIIGIIDSGSVVLSKIAQELKSDFSEATEASKVKRIFRFLTNDKINTDIVQYHFARTLLKKYKNHSGKVHIIFDHTTKEDVFTILQFSLRVDNRVIPLWHKIFEYQDKKNKEFEHVYEGLKVVHELLSPYNFDVILLADRGFRSVELFKFIDEELKWKYAIRCISTTNVRISNKPGIKKLSDIKIKANKRKSFEKVLLTEEKYECNLGVALAEDNDVWYIATNMKPQKAINEYQKRFDIEEAFRDLKSNGFNMEDSWSKGITYFKNLYLCLSIAYTWLIILGKICTKNKKNKELGAVRINKNKKTIRVYSLFRAGLKWFKRCYNDYRKKYRLNFDFILHEK
- a CDS encoding response regulator transcription factor; this encodes MKERPILIVDDELELLTMLRSIFERAGFTQIITAPSGESALNVLKQKMPDMAILDVMLPGMDGFTLLKEIRQVSKIPVIMLTAKGEAEDRFSGFEFGADDYVVKPFLPKELLLRVQAILKRTYPEGSRIVPLAAAEVDLDKAEVRRGEMVIPLTAKEHGIFLKLSENAGRVVTIGSLCQTACGEIWQGYETTLMTHIRHLREKIEETPSAPVSLITVKGLGYKLILKEAQQ
- a CDS encoding sensor histidine kinase, whose protein sequence is MKTVKHFFRKYFLSTILILLLFLLVNAVLVAGLFYVADSRASSPDLSIEKLADMVSVENGKIQVSEEMAPLLHTKNAWAMLLNENGMVLWEENLPAGLPHSYDATQIAKFSKWYLGDFPVLVWEHPAGLFVVGYPPDSVVKYNFVLDRNYVSISLIGTALVFVVNILLMLLLFWHNTHRVEKAVGPILTGIETMAGGKEIQLAEQGELAEINAGLNKAASQLAKKDSARAEWINGISHDIRTPLSIMLGYAGEIEDDNKLPTDTRAQAEIICKQGERLRKLVADLNLASKLEYSMQPMNRTLISPVELTRQVMSDFLNNGIDTVFDMDFEAYVGTEKIVIEGDSILLTRALENLIHNSMIHNPAGCNIKIIIFEYEGSCTISVADTGSGIAASLLERLNSKDVQPFTWDASGEPTHGLGLNLVQRIVKAHSGKITFENVEPHGLKAILELPIKDKI
- a CDS encoding conjugal transfer protein: MKILKKEKHPSPKKVHVMKVGTHRESVIFLWVLLIGSVAFGIYKNFTAIDIKTVHETKVIEKQVVDTNQIENFVKNFAKVYYSWQNNQDSIDKRTENLKKYLTKELQDLNTDTIRRDIPTSSIANDVEIWKVKKVDNNKYEVIFSVDQLITESNTKNVVDSSYEVAVYVDKSSNMVIIKNPSICGIPVKSGYEPKVPENNGTVDEATTEEINEFLKTFFKLYPTTSKKELSYYVKDDVLKPIGKNYIFSELINPVYRKVDNKVKASVSVKYLDQQTKAIQISQFDLTLEKDRNWMIIK
- a CDS encoding bifunctional lysozyme/C40 family peptidase, with protein sequence MKLKHLIVLGTVFAALLSLLIFVAVFISDEDSGNGSDVDIAASNLSQEVLAHKPMVEKYAREYGIEEYVSYLLAIMQVESGGRGVDVMQSIESAGVSQNSFSVEKSIKQGCKYFATLLKYSKKKGCDISTVIQSYNYGEGFIDYVASHGKKYTFELAENFAREKSSGNKVTYTNPVAVKKNGGWRYSYGNMFYVPLVSQYLTVARFDDATVQIIMTEALKYHGWKYVFGGDNPNTSFDCSGLVKWCFGKAGIRLPRTAQEQYDMTQHIPLSEAKPGDLVFFHGTYNAGTYITHVGIYVGNNRMYNAGNPIGYADLTTSYWQKHLASAGRIKNK